In one Brevibacillus composti genomic region, the following are encoded:
- a CDS encoding S41 family peptidase has protein sequence MRPVQSAKPVKAGKVLEAVKSVKSVKSVKSVKAILSLAMALYLAVSPAAVPVQAADEPFVATVEVFQQVMDNHLSKPSEKQLVQGALEKVSKLAREAKNVSLVYSPEDDTLDELTRRLSEWSAKAKLNDAILNRAAIEGMLSTLEDPHTMFFTKDELKQFQDGVENHLVGFGFRLRFQNGLMLIREMIPNSPAAASELKKGDQLQGVNGISLRDKTAEEAYALLRGEEGTEAVLHVYRPAEKRELQVKLKRAAITVPEVEGQLFSGSKVGYISLETFGSEAAFQFRDKLFQLERQSPPLKGLVVDLRDNSGGYLSTARDIASLFMEEGLLMHTTNRNGVEVQTWVRNGRDIDYPVRILVNEGTASASELLAGALRDHGIAQLIGTKTYGKGSAQQIVPLSDGDALKLTLHEYFTPKRTKVDHLGLAPDIQEEDYAAQAVRALHSLGVDRFRLAAENGDTVVNGIAFPAVEPLFKQDEAGNWLIRRAVLSSLIGETKAGSEEYVAVHPYLQTHPTLQLAIEQESPVLTYQVR, from the coding sequence ATGAGACCTGTTCAATCGGCGAAACCGGTGAAGGCTGGGAAGGTTTTGGAGGCTGTGAAGTCCGTGAAGTCCGTGAAGTCCGTGAAGTCCGTGAAGGCAATCCTTTCCTTGGCGATGGCTCTGTATCTCGCCGTTTCTCCCGCAGCTGTACCGGTTCAAGCGGCGGACGAACCTTTTGTCGCAACCGTTGAAGTCTTTCAGCAAGTGATGGACAATCACCTGAGCAAGCCCAGTGAGAAACAGCTGGTTCAGGGGGCACTGGAGAAGGTCAGCAAACTGGCCAGGGAGGCGAAGAACGTTTCCCTTGTCTACTCCCCCGAAGACGATACGCTGGACGAATTGACCCGGCGCCTGTCTGAGTGGAGTGCCAAGGCCAAGCTGAACGATGCAATTCTCAACCGTGCAGCGATTGAAGGCATGTTGTCCACTTTGGAAGATCCGCATACGATGTTTTTTACCAAAGATGAGCTGAAGCAGTTTCAGGACGGGGTCGAAAATCATTTAGTCGGTTTCGGCTTCCGTCTCCGCTTCCAAAACGGTTTGATGCTGATCAGAGAAATGATTCCGAACTCTCCCGCGGCGGCCTCCGAACTGAAAAAGGGAGACCAGCTGCAGGGCGTAAACGGGATTTCTTTGCGGGATAAAACGGCCGAAGAAGCATACGCCTTGCTTCGCGGCGAAGAAGGAACAGAAGCCGTCCTGCATGTTTATCGCCCGGCGGAAAAACGCGAGCTGCAGGTAAAGCTGAAGCGCGCCGCCATCACTGTGCCAGAAGTGGAAGGCCAGCTCTTTTCCGGCAGCAAAGTCGGCTACATCAGTCTGGAGACATTCGGCTCCGAAGCTGCCTTCCAGTTCCGGGACAAATTGTTCCAGCTGGAGCGGCAGTCGCCCCCGCTCAAGGGCTTGGTCGTCGATCTCCGCGACAACAGCGGCGGCTATCTGTCCACGGCGCGGGACATTGCCAGCTTGTTCATGGAGGAAGGCCTGCTCATGCACACCACCAACCGCAACGGAGTAGAGGTGCAGACTTGGGTCCGCAATGGCCGGGACATCGATTATCCCGTCCGCATTCTCGTAAATGAAGGAACGGCCTCGGCCTCGGAGCTTTTGGCGGGAGCTCTGCGCGATCACGGCATCGCACAGCTAATCGGGACCAAAACCTACGGAAAGGGCAGCGCCCAGCAAATTGTTCCGCTGTCCGACGGGGATGCCTTGAAGCTGACGCTGCATGAATATTTCACGCCTAAGCGTACCAAGGTGGATCATCTTGGACTTGCACCCGATATCCAGGAAGAGGATTACGCCGCACAGGCCGTCCGGGCGCTGCATTCGCTCGGGGTAGACAGGTTCCGGCTGGCAGCGGAAAACGGGGATACGGTCGTAAACGGGATTGCTTTTCCCGCCGTCGAACCGCTGTTTAAGCAAGACGAGGCTGGAAACTGGCTGATCCGCCGGGCTGTGCTGTCCAGTCTGATTGGAGAGACAAAGGCGGGTAGCGAAGAGTACGTGGCCGTTCATCCGTACCTGCAGACGCATCCGACGCTGCAGCTGGCGATCGAGCAGGAGTCGCCTGTATTGACGTACCAAGTCCGTTAA
- a CDS encoding alkaline phosphatase family protein produces the protein MKKVLLFLIDSMMPDILEQCIAAGKAPGLQFFMEKGQYIPDCVTVFPTMTASIDCSMITGVYPDQHKVPGLVWYDPDNRELVNYINGTVSVGKIGLEQCAKNVLFDLNERHLSRDVKTIHEELEENGRISGSINVIAHRGHKQHKVSLPPLLDVATGFTLREKISGPTLMSLGTLVKPGLFRPIVWNFSQSAWEGYGINDTHAIDVLIEVVKSGQQPDFTLIYLPENDRKLHRAPGEAVQHLADVDKELVRFLDIYPSWDQVLKENVCIFVSDHGQTLIGESKEHDIDLESLLSSYAILRLGAKVSEKDEVVLCNNERMTYLYPLVEGEGMDVVDAVSGDERIDLIAWKEGEKVRVMRGGSRESMCFWKAGTYQDVYGQGWSCEGDLQVLDVRLVGNELHFDAYPDAFARLYGALFAQEAPVIVLTAAPGYEFVSEASPTHLGGGSHGSLHKRDSLVPLLVAGSSRRFKYPARVVDLKAFILEELNVPVPGQ, from the coding sequence ATGAAAAAAGTGCTTCTTTTCTTGATCGACTCCATGATGCCGGATATTCTGGAACAATGCATCGCAGCGGGGAAAGCGCCGGGGCTTCAGTTTTTTATGGAAAAAGGACAGTACATCCCGGACTGTGTCACCGTATTTCCGACGATGACCGCCTCGATCGACTGTTCGATGATTACGGGGGTCTATCCTGATCAGCACAAGGTTCCGGGGCTGGTCTGGTATGATCCGGATAACCGGGAGTTGGTCAATTATATTAACGGAACGGTTTCTGTGGGGAAAATCGGGCTGGAGCAGTGCGCGAAGAATGTCTTATTTGACTTAAATGAAAGACATTTAAGCAGAGACGTAAAAACGATACATGAGGAGTTGGAGGAGAACGGGCGCATCTCCGGTTCTATCAATGTTATTGCCCATCGTGGGCATAAGCAGCACAAGGTGTCGCTCCCGCCCCTACTGGATGTGGCCACCGGTTTTACGCTGCGCGAAAAAATTAGCGGTCCTACATTGATGAGTCTGGGGACGCTGGTAAAACCGGGCTTGTTCCGCCCGATCGTCTGGAACTTTTCGCAATCGGCGTGGGAGGGTTATGGCATCAATGATACCCATGCGATCGATGTGTTGATTGAAGTGGTCAAGAGCGGGCAGCAGCCGGATTTTACCCTCATCTATTTGCCGGAAAATGACCGCAAGCTGCATCGAGCGCCGGGAGAGGCGGTCCAGCACCTGGCGGATGTGGACAAGGAATTGGTCCGCTTTCTGGATATTTATCCCTCCTGGGATCAGGTGCTGAAGGAGAATGTTTGCATTTTCGTGAGCGACCATGGACAAACACTGATTGGCGAAAGCAAGGAACATGATATTGATCTCGAATCGCTTTTATCTTCTTATGCAATTCTTCGCTTGGGGGCAAAAGTATCGGAGAAAGATGAAGTTGTCCTCTGCAATAATGAACGCATGACGTACTTGTATCCGCTGGTGGAAGGGGAAGGGATGGACGTAGTGGATGCGGTCTCCGGTGATGAGCGGATCGACCTCATCGCGTGGAAGGAGGGGGAAAAGGTTCGGGTGATGCGCGGAGGCTCGAGAGAGAGCATGTGTTTCTGGAAAGCGGGCACGTATCAGGATGTGTACGGCCAAGGCTGGTCCTGCGAGGGAGATTTGCAGGTGCTGGATGTTCGTCTCGTTGGAAACGAGCTTCATTTTGATGCCTATCCGGACGCTTTTGCTCGACTGTACGGGGCACTCTTTGCCCAGGAGGCGCCTGTCATTGTTTTAACTGCTGCCCCCGGCTACGAGTTCGTCTCGGAGGCTTCTCCCACCCATCTGGGCGGAGGAAGTCACGGCTCTCTGCACAAGCGAGACTCCCTCGTTCCTTTACTGGTAGCAGGCTCTTCCCGCCGTTTCAAGTATCCGGCAAGAGTAGTCGACTTGAAAGCATTTATT